The Nerophis lumbriciformis linkage group LG04, RoL_Nlum_v2.1, whole genome shotgun sequence genome contains the following window.
gactaactggcaaagtcaggcttaaataatggtctcttaattagagcaggtgcgtcccgaacaccagaggcaggtgaagctAATAGGTCGCCCTGGTAACTAAaataaacaagggtgcacaaaaacaggaactaactgagtcttaaaactaacagaaaataacaaaaacatgatccggaccacaggTCATGACGGTTTTCAGTtattaactccacatgtgttcattcatagttttgatgtactatgtcatgaaaataaagaaaacacattgaatgaggagaaggtgtgtccaaacttttggcctgtactgtatgtatttggtcccggtaccaaaatgttggtaccaGGACAACCCTACTGCAgaacagtgatgtgcggtgaggttgatgactggtgaggcactgacttcatcacagtcagatttacaaacatatgaaccctaaagagtatcttattcaccatttgattggcagcagttaacgggttatgtttaaaagctcataccagcattcttccctgcttggcactcagcatcaaggcttggaattgggggttaaatcaccaaaaatgattcccgggcgcggcgccgctgctgcccactgctcccctcacctcccagggggtgaaccaggggatgggtcaaatgcagaggacaaatttcattacacctagtgtgtgtgtgacaatcattgctactttaacttaactttaactttacacatacaaactgtagcacacaaaaaagcacatttaataaaaaaaacgttattatggtcttacctttacttagaaattaagtccacaactaaagccctcacttaaactttccacgtgcaagattgaatctatttaaaaaagtgtaaccgagggtttataaatgtggcctatactgtatgaaactacaaaataacaaacacggaggctccagtttacacgaggaccactttatttaccttctttcaaaaacctccgcaacgtgacatcacttccgctcttagcgccttcaaaataagagctcaaggcatatactgtataacagcgcataacaggaacttaacatcacaaagaggaaagcccatgaaaataggttacaaaagttatttaataagaagccaaaaagtgcaaaaacaataatgttcgtgttggaggagttgtgaattaggtacacctgcagtctgcaggtgtatctaatgttgtgtccctgcagtcattcacaactcctccaacaccaacattattgtttttgcactttttggcttcttatgaaataattttttaaaatagattcaatcttgcacgtggaaagtttaagtgtgggctttagttgatataacaattctacggcgggggtgcaggaggcgagcctcagccagtgcgtcttttgcagccgttttatgatcgctcagcacaagaaatactttacacacatacagttgttgacaaaatacactgtacattatatacctcagctaactaaattatggaaatgtataatatagttcatatagcaatacagtctcactgcacagcaggacagcagttagccgagtccgcaatccatgttgaggcactgagtgacgtgcctcaaatggctgctgatcaccgcaccgtctcttctcagtatttgaacggcaaatgtgaaaattcagcgattttgaataaaaataatctaaaactggtgaagttaaatggaaaataaccttatagtataatcactggatacatataacaatttaattttttttttttctttttacattttttttctttccatgatggcaggtgaggccccgcctcacctgcctctagtgactgcacgtcactgccatgCTGTAATGTAGATACCATAGAAAACCATAGTTATTTTATTCACAATAATTATGACCCtgtaataatgtttattttattgtctctctttttagacattttttaaaCGACACCTTTGCTTGACAGGATGTGATACTTACGGTTTATTGTAAATGTAGTATCCTCCACCAGCAGCTGCTCCACAGATGACTAAGCTTGCAAGTACGATTCCGACTATACAACCAGCCCCGCACGGAGATGTACTCGCCTCTGTTCGGGTACAATGACAGCAAATTAATCATCTCTCTTGCCATGTGGTTGAATCTGTTGGCTCCTTCAGTAACCTTCTTACCTATTACAGCCAGCTTATGTTCAGCAGATGCATAGTTTCCAGTTATAATATTTGATGCAATGCAGGAATAGCTTTTACTGTCAGAAAAGTCAACGTTGCTTTTGACAAATGTGGAGCTATTGTGTATCTCTGATTGATTCTGAGAAGTCCAGGTGTAGGTGGCAGATGGAACAGACGTAGCAGAGCAGGTTAACGTCAAAGTCTGCTCCACGTATATCTCCGTCGGTCCCCATATTTTGACAGACTCTGGCCCATCTGCAACAGAGAATATTGTTAAGTTCTAGCAATGAGGGCTGTTACACTGTTTGGACGTACTAtactctacaggtaaaagccagtaaattagaatattttgaaaaacttgatttatttcagtaattgcattcaaaaggtgtaacttgtacattatatttattcattgcacacagactgatgcattcaaatgtttatttcatttaattttgatgatttgaagtggcaacaaatgaaaatccaaaattccgtgtgtcacaaaattagaatattgtgtaaggctaatacaaaaaagggatttttagaaatgttggccaactgaaaagtatgataatgaaaaatatgagcatgtacaatactcaatacttggttggagctccttttgcctcaattactgcgttaatgcggcgtggcatggagtcgatgagtttctggcactgctcaggtgttatgagagcccaggttgctctgatagtggccttcaactcttctgcgtttttgggtctggcattctgcatcttccttttcacaataccccacagattttctatggggctaaggtcaggggagttggcgggccaatttagaacagaaataccatggtccgtaaaccaggcacgggtagattttgcgctgtgtgcaggcgccaagtcctgttggaacttgaaatctccatctccatagagcaggtcagcagcaggaagcatgaagtgctctaaaacttgctggtagacggctgcgttgaccctggatctcaggaaacagagtggaccgacaccagcagatgacatggcaccccaaaccatcacccaaccatgcaaattttgcatttcctttggaaatcgaggtcccagagtctggaggaagacaggagaggcacaggatccacgttgcctgaagtctagtgtaaagtttccaccatcagtgatggtttggggtgccatgtcatctgctggtgtcggtccactctgtttcctgagatccagggtcaacgcagccgtctaccagcaagttttagagcacttcatgcttcctgctgctgacctgctctatggagatggagatttcaagttccaacaggacttggcgcctgcacacagcgcaaaatctacccgtgcctggtttacggactatggtatttctgttctaaattggcccgccaactcccctgaccttagccccatagaaaatctgtggggtattgtgaaaaggaagatgcagaatgccagacccaaaaacgcagaagagttgaaggccactatcagagcaacctgggctcgcataacacctgagcagtgccagaaactcatcgactccatgccacgccgcagtaattgaggcaaaaggagctccaaccaagtattgagtattgtacatgctcatatttttcattttcatacttttcagttggccaacatttctaaaaatcccttttttgtattagccttaagtaatattctaattttgtgacacacggaattttggattttcatttgttgccacttcaaatcatcaaaattaaatgaaataaacatttgaatgcatcagtctgtgtgcaatgaataaatataatgtacaagttacaccttttgaatgcaattactgaaataaatcaagtttttcaaaatattctaatttactggcttttacatgtATAGAGGAATCTCTGAGGTCGTGTGCAATCACACTTAGTTCATACTTACTAGAAAGTAGTATTATTGCATTCATGTACTGTGTTGTATGTCACAAAACAACAGTTGCATTAGCAGTTACCTACAGTTAACGACCATGTCGTATGTGACGTCATCCATGCTGATGGGGTTGCTTATTTTACAGGAATACGGGCCGCTGTCGGTTCTCCTCACAGCGCGGAAGGACAAGACTCTGCCTTTTTCGTGCAGCGCCATGTGGTCATCCAGGACCAGGGCTGAGCCGCTCTTCTTCCACTCTCTGGTGAAGACTGAGCCAGCTGCATCACAGGTAAGATTCACCGCCATCCCCTCAATCGGCTGACTTGTCGTCACCACGATTGATGCGTCCAAGATGTTCTCTGGATGAATATATTTGTGCGTTATTACATTTGCCAAGTTTGGATTTTATATTGACCTGTGATTGATGCTTTTGAATTTTGCCTAGCAACAAGGGCTAATTAAAACCATTATATTGCTCTATATCACAAGTTAAAAGTTTGAGCCACTTTTGAATAAGAAGGTGTCTCCAAACCTTTGAGTGTggttttgataataataataataataataataattaaatgtattcaAATGAAGGAAAATGTTGCATTTTCACTGCATTTACTGCAAAATACTGCATTTTTCCTGGTATGTACAGTAATCTACTGAAAGGGAAActgattttttggggggaattttgtcagtctttcataatcattatgaaagacatgacggatgttttttttttttaatgcattctaaagattaaataaacgtaaataaaagtccgcttacagcagagccaatgggaggtactctattccacccataaaacccaataacaaAAACTTTCAAAAAGCGCcagaaatactccatttacattttgtgacttgaatgttAACCGAGTATTAGTgtaattgttattataagtgctaacgcagacaaattatttatagTTGCGCGgagatcacaagcttgtgtgccaacgCTGACATGATCGTCTAATCAGCTGCTTcttttgctcgtcaaactttaatctagatcataaatcatgcctctcacctggataaagGAAACATGAGgacgtattctgacaagttgtcacactttgacagccaatttttaCCCGGAAATGGtgggaacgacacgaaaagatgcttaGTTCCGCCCCCTTTTTCTTAGGATTTTGAGTCATTTTTCATAtaaaacgggaatataacaagattctaccagtcggcatcctaatgacagcagacattgcacagtaagtgatgatttattatgtttgttggctctaatAAAGTCTACAGTGAGTattaatcagtgatgttgaaaaAAAGCGAAtatcgtgatgcgtttttgaaaattatttgcaccacgtatgcttaaaattatcaaaacacgtaccgtatttttcggagtataagtcgctccggagtataagtcgcaccggccgaaaacgcataataaagaagaaaaaaaacatatataagtcgcattttttggggaaatgtatttgataaaagccaacaccaagaatatacatttaaaaggcaatttaaaataaatcaagaatagtgaacaacaggctgaataagtgtacgttatatgaggcataaataagcaactggtatgttaacgtaacatattatggtaagagtcattcaaataactataacatatagaacatgctatacgtttaccaaacaatctgtcattcctaatcgctaaatcccatgaaattttatacgtctagtctcttacgtgaatgacatcaataatattatttgatattttacgctaatgtgttcataatttcacacataagtcgctcctgagtataagtcgcacccccggccaaactatgaaacaaactgcgacttatagtccgaaaaatacggtaaatattaaatgttattataaatctgtatgttactacattacatatatacttacatcatgtactgtatattagagatgcgcggtttgcgggcacaaccgcggagtccgcggattatccgcggatcgggcggatgaaatttaaaaaaattagattttatccgcgggtcgggtcgggtcgggtcgggcggttgaaataaaaaaaaatttgattttaaatagattcaggcgggtggcagttaaaccaattggtaaatatatatacatagttaaatgttgttacccacatacgaaaaacgagcaggcacctgcagcatatgccacaacagaagaaaaaaaaaaaagagatggacacttttacggagcggagaagggacgcctcgccggggtctgggaccgaggccccttcccccgagagggccccaccgggagccgtagctgaggcgatcagcgagaagggcccgacgtacgtccagggtcaccaccgcgcccaccgcaccgacaccccgcctcgtccgccttcgccgcggccggcgtcacgcgcagcaggtaagcagcttacctgcccgccacccccgtggccgggggctcgtaacaggggtcactccgcgcgctccgcccgcgcagcttacctgcccgccacccctgttgccgggggcgcgtaacaggggtcactccgcgcgcagtgcgctcacgaaaggggtggggctcaccctggttgatatagacagcaggacggtggccatggacgtcggaacccgctaaggagtgtgtaacaacccacctgccgaatcaactagccctgaaaatggatggcgctggagcgtcgggcccatacccggccgtcgccggcagcgagacgcgcttggaggtgcgctcagcgcggctcccatatgattgcgcactggtgtgcgtctgggtcgtgacagcgtggcacgcgaatgtctgtgctgcattggatcagtctcctttctttaacaggcaaaagctttataacctcactaatgccttgcatcgtctatattagatatataacaacgggcgggtgcgggcggatggcgggcgggtgcggttctgatcaaatgttacatcgggtggatggcggatggttgacgactttctgatgtggttgcggatgaaataattgcctttcCGTGCATCTCTACtgtatatacaaccttaatggaggtgtttggatgtttttttaagggctttaaaaGCAGAATAGATCGCCtcacataggctccattgtaagcagaagtTTGATCGCATTTATATACTACTTAGaacgcattaaaaaaatacatccgtcgtcatttcTTTCATAAcgttaggcaaaattccccaaaaagtctgTAAGACTTACTTAGCACATTTATAGACAGGGGCTGCGATGCTTTGTGTCTTAAAGTTCTGCTGTTCGAAGCCAAACAGCTGTAATTTCCACTCTGGTTTTCCTGAATGTTTATCAACGATAGGTTTGGTTCGATGTGCGATAGCTGCACTCCATTAAGAGCCCAGGAAAAGCCAGCAGGTGGTCTGGATTCAGCAGAGCAGGAAAGGATGATGTTTGATCCTTCGGCAAAGTATTGTTCCGGTGAAGGtcctttaagctgtacatcatccGGACCAACTGAAAGATGAGATAGCACATTTGAAACATTACCATGTCCTCAATTACTCAAGGTGGGTTCCTCACAGCTGACAAAAAGATTCTGTGGATCACTGATGCCTTCGCTGACAGCATTGGACGCCCGACACGCGAACGCCGCCTGGTCATAACGGGTTACGCCAGCAATGGTGAGAGTGGCGTTTTGGTCAGTGAAATGAACTCTGTCGCTAGCCATGACCTCGGAGCTGCTGTTCAGCCAGACGAAAGAGATGGACGATCCAGACGAAGAGCAGGACAGACGGACCGTGCtgttaaactccaccaggtcggtGCCGTCGACCAATAACATTACATTAGAGACTGGATCTGtgagtgcagaaaaaaaaaggaaaaatgctTAAGGAACTTCCTGATGGCTATGAAGGAGGGTTGGTTTTcattttaaagataatgcaaaatctacatacagtatatagacaCTGTGCCACTATGAATTGCACTtaataaactagggatgtcccgatccgatatttggatcggatcggccgccgatatttgccaaaaaaagcgtatcggcaaggcaggggaaaatgccgatccagatccagtttaaaaaaaaactaccggtccgtgttttccaacgcacagattcaaataatacattccacttttctgctgctccctatttccgttccgcattttccagcacaccttcaacacatccacaggtctatggattctcacgcagtttgcTTTTagttgctggcattacacgacaggctcttcccactccttcttctgtctccttctcacagacagcaagcgcaagttcttacacacgtcacatactgtcacgtcatacgtcacatactgtcacgtcatacgtcacatacgtatacgtcctctcccagcagagaggtagcggcatggctaacgttagctgtgatcaggcccggccctaaccaatctggcgccctaggcaagattttaggtggcgcccccccacatcggcagtgaagtgtatatactcacaagaaaccgaatagctttgtctttgacctttttttttttttttttacttacaactatacctaatatataaaggggtggaaaagtgactattacctgcagggcaaacattagctaaccagaaggcaataacaatgtaaacaaaaaacacctgcttaaaagatctaatacaaatgtccctgaggaatgtaaggtgggagtactgtaattacctaacgttacattattattttccataacaatttagccccctccacaatatcaacccgacgttaaaacagaactagctatttattgattagcaattgccgaatcatgtaacattagcttaatgctaacaagccaggttactatcacattctgtaacagacaaataatttcatgtaggctaacgttacctacctgctacctctgtcttttctcgtttctcctcctcttcttttctcttttttcttccctgggcacctgacagttttggccgttttgacatcttgtgttgattttttgatgtggtgacgtccaaaaagagtcatgatacgggaagggagggggcgcaccgtgcggggggggggggctactcggggggtttgggggggggggggcgtaatgttgtaacaaataatatttctattaaatagcctttactttgcattttaattaacgtgggattattttttgtatttagaaataatagtaccaactttggttctttttttttcctccaacatttgtgggactggcgtggcgccccctgatggacggcgcccttagcatttgcctatacggcctatgccacgggccggccttggctgtgatgctagcgcagccgctaaggtgcgcgcctgctcaaacgttcTCTgcccacggcaaatctatgccacgcacaaaatcaaataaaaaaataagcgcataacaattttcgacacacggacacgacacagAAAACAGTttacgtcatcattgttcaaatattgtaacgtctgtcgagacgcttatctccgttcggtgccacgctaccacaccatcaaaatgccgaggcaaaaatgtccacatcaacaccgtatgaaaaaatttgtgattttttagttgtgatttccttctctgcatgaaagtttaaaagtagcatatattaatgcagtatgaagaagaatgttttaatgtagacatgcaagccttgaaagaagattttgaaaatcaagactacatttcctgcaaatgggtgcatttctaccctatattttaactttagatttattctcatatcaaactcttttggctgtctttttgacacttacatccacaccctggattataaataatgtaaataattcaatgtgattatcttgtgtgatgactgtattatgatgatagtatatatctgatagtatatatctgtatcatgaatcaatttaagtggaccccgacttaaacaagttgaaaaacttattggggtgttaccatttagtggtcaattgtacagaatatgtacttcactgtgcaacctactaataaaagtctcaatcaatcaatcaaaacacatagaatcatcatactgctgtgattatatgcatcaagtgttcattcaaggctaaggcaaaatatggagatatatatcgtgtatcgcaatatggccttaaatgatcgcaatattaaaaaaaggccatatcgcccagccctagttcaatgatgccatttctctttgtcatgtataattttgtctattttgtgtttatccttgaataaacaggtcagtttcttgttaccaaccattgtgtattattcaaactcccctaattcagctggctagttgttatcaagagtactaaaacccttttcaacatgattctgacaactaagtaggctaaataactttaaactttaatacatgctcggataggccagtatcggtcagtatcggtatcggtcagtatcggtatcggatcggaagtgcaaaaacaatatcggtatcggatcggaagtgcaaaaacctggaccgGGACATCCCTATAATAAACACACCCTATATATACACACGTCTATTTTTTCCTTTCAAAGAAGACACCTGTAAAGCTGAAATTTGGTGGAGTATTGATAAAAGCCATATAGATTTACTATCCCCAGAAAGCCATTGCTGTATTAATGGCTGGCAATACTTGCAGACGGTCAAGCATGATGATATAGCgtcatggtctggggctgcatgtGTGCCGTTGGTACTGGGGAACTGCGGTTCATAGAGGGGCTGCATGAATTCCAACATGTATCATTAATTTGCAAAATGATTAAGACATATATAATGGTATTATGATAAAATGcacacatttgtaaaaacaaaggcctcccatataaaaaaaacatcttactTCTAATCGATGCCTGGCGCCCTTTGCAGTTAAGTAAATGCTCCAAGGCATTATATGAGGATTGCAGTATGCAGTATAGTTTTAAGAGTCTAATTTATATAATTCCTCACCACAGGGTGCATTCAAATAGTCACTTTAAATAATCCCGCAGAGTTGAATATTACAACACAAGAGTATGTTGTAAGTACTTCCCCATTCCAACGGAACTCACTCAAGTGTATTCAAAATGCATTTGGTTTATACCAGGGGTCCCAAACTCAAATTGACTTGGGGCCGCTGGAGGTAAAGCCCGATTGACACTGTGCTCCACAAAGTATTCTTCAGAATCACATTTTGACTAAGCTATAGGGACCTTAAGTCATTATAAATTGAATGTGAAAATGTTGACACTGTTGAGTTCACAAAGAGGAACCTCAGTTGCTTaaaggaagttgctctttgtgttgcccaaTGTCTGTTTGTTGTATGATAATATTTGTGTTTGCATCTTTATGGGACTCCTTTTATGCTACTTTTGTGTTCGCCTGCCACAATAATGTGAATTTCACCTTATACCTTTGACATTTCAAACCATCCCAATTATTACTGACAAGAAACATTTGCTCACCAAGTGTCTGCAGTGTGGTGGATCCAGTGATTTGGTCCCCGACACCTGTTATGATACTAACTTTGTATTCTCCACTATCATTCAGAGCCAGGTTCCTGAGCTCGAGAGACCCCGTCTCGATGAAGAGGGTGATCCTGCCTTCATACGCCGGTCCAGTTTTGTTTATGGTAGTGGATGTTATTATGGGGTTATCCACCCCGTCAACAGTAAAGGTCCAGGCCACGGACGTCCATGGTGGTGCTACTGTGTTAGGCAGTATGGTATCGAAACGCACTTTCTTTCCCACAGCTGCGACCAGAGACTCATTTGGCAACACGCCGGATCCATCGGTTAAACCTGGAGAGAGACATTCTTGGAGTCACAATGCATGACCATGGGAGTAAACTAtcatattagcagaggtgggtagtaacgcgctacatttactccgttacatctacttgagtaacttttgggataagttgtacttctaagagtagttttaatgcaacatacttttacttttacttgagtatatttacagagaagaaacgctacttttactccgctacttttatctacattcagctcgctactcgctactaatttttatcgatctgttaatgcacgctttgtttgttttggtctgtcaaacagaccttcatagtgcctgcgtttcaacaaatacagtcactggtgacgttcactccgttccaccaatcagatgcagtcactggtgacgttggaccaatcaaacagagccaggcggtcacatgacctgacttaaacaagttttgtacggaatatatactgtactgtgcaatctactaatacaagtttcaatcaatcaatcaaaagtgtgaagtaaaaaagacccttttttatttcaaccgtacatcccgtcaaaagcctaaagactgactgcacagttcctgtcttcacaataaaagtgccgctccatcgcgcctgcgctttcaaaacaagagtctccgaaagccagcgcaaacaagctagcaagctacggagtttgacgccaatgtatttcttgtaaagtgtataaaaacgaatatggaagctggacaaataagatgccaaaaaccaaccactttcatgtggtattagacagaaaggaggaactttttttctcctccatttgaaaacgtggacgttatcatcactactgtctgattacaatcaatgcaagtcatcagaatcaggtaatacaccaagttatattcttgtcttcatgaaagaaaggaatctatatgtgtta
Protein-coding sequences here:
- the LOC133594551 gene encoding cell adhesion molecule CEACAM1-like, with the translated sequence MDVLAVFCLVSVVFTGLTDGSGVLPNESLVAAVGKKVRFDTILPNTVAPPWTSVAWTFTVDGVDNPIITSTTINKTGPAYEGRITLFIETGSLELRNLALNDSGEYKVSIITGVGDQITGSTTLQTLDPVSNVMLLVDGTDLVEFNSTVRLSCSSSGSSISFVWLNSSSEVMASDRVHFTDQNATLTIAGVTRYDQAAFACRASNAVSEGISDPQNLFVSFGPDDVQLKGPSPEQYFAEGSNIILSCSAESRPPAGFSWALNGVQLSHIEPNLSLINIQENQSGNYSCLASNSRTLRHKASQPLSINVLKNILDASIVVTTSQPIEGMAVNLTCDAAGSVFTREWKKSGSALVLDDHMALHEKGRVLSFRAVRRTDSGPYSCKISNPISMDDVTYDMVVNYGPESVKIWGPTEIYVEQTLTLTCSATSVPSATYTWTSQNQSEIHNSSTFVKSNVDFSDSKSYSCIASNIITGNYASAEHKLAVIEASTSPCGAGCIVGIVLASLVICGAAAGGGYYIYNKPKRSKNRTSRNTSTRTVGGGQDGTADTNNEELNYVDLRILRRKEGCRAAQLVPQNNSSEYAEIRVNKKPPVASSPPTYDIHIQRTKRPAPQPFDTNEIQI